GCCCGTCAGAACTCTTGCACATCCGCTGGCACAATTTCGCGAAAGGGACGAACGTCGTCTGTCGTTTCTTGTATATTCGCGCGACAATGCGACGGATGGTGTGCAGACTAGGGCTCGGCAGTTGGACACGCGGCGGGTTGCGAATTTGAGTGTCGTCACTCGATGACTCCTTACAAGTCCGCAATACACGGCGGCACTTGTTGATTCCCGCTGCAGACCGTCATATGTTGCGCGCCATCAGCATGAAGCAGTCGCGATGACGAAAAACCATTCCGGGATTGTCTCTGTCTTCGCGAACTACGCCGTGGCACTGAAAGCAGCCGATTTGGGTGTCGTTACAAGGTTCTACACGGAGGGCGCTGGTACTCATGTCGCAGGAAGTCGCCCCCGGCTGCGAGTTCTGCCGCCCTTCGGCAAGCCAACGCCGGGTTATTTGCGATGATCGCACTGGACGTTGCGTTTGACGCGTCGCAAGTCGTCGCACTGGCTGCCGAGTTGGCGATTGTTTGCACAGCTTCGACCGGGACGATCAAGAACAATCCGAACAGTTACCGGGCAGTGGCGTTCCACTGACTAGAGATGGCCCTGCGACGTCGCGTGGCTGACGTTCACCTGCGTTATACGGAGCGGTGCGACAATGGTCGATAACGACAAACTTCGCTATACAAAGATCGCCCTCAACAATGGATCGGGCGCAATTCCCGCGCTCGGCTTTGGCACACTCATTCCCGACCCCATCGCAACCAGAACCGCGACCAAGGCGGCGCTGGAGACAGGATTTCGTGCGCTCGACGCGTCGGAACGTTACCGAAATGAAAAGGAGGTCGGCGAAGCGGTGCAGGAGGTATTCAAGGCCGGGAGGATCAAGCGGGAGGAAGTGTTCGTCGCCACGAAGCTCTGGAATAACAACCATCGCCCCGAGCGCGTCAAACCCGCCTTCGAGGCCAGCCTCAAGAGACTCCAAGTCGACTACGTTGATCTCTATCTCATCCACACTCCTTTTGCGTTTCAACCTGGAGACGAGCAAGACCCCAGGGATGCAAATGGCAATGTGCTCTATGACAAAGGGGTGACGCTCCTGGATACATGGAGGGCGTTGGAGGGCCTCGTGGACGGTGGCAAGTGCAAAGCCATCGGATTATCCGACGTCAGCCTGGAACAGGCGAAGGAGATTTTTGAAGCCGCGCGAATCAAGCCTGCGGTCGTTCACGTTGAGTCCCATCCATACCTCCCCGAATGGGACCTTTTGAACTATTGCAAAGCGAATGGCATCGTGCTGCAAGCATTCGCGGCGCTGGGACACAGTAGCGAGCCCAAGTTAATCGAAAATCCTGTCGTCACCGCAATTGCCAAGCGCGTCAACAAGACGCCAGCCCAGGTCTTGCTCGCCTGGGCGATCCAACGCGGGACGGCACTCCTGACCACGGCGACGACCCCTCGCTGGATCAACGAGAACTTTGACATCTCGACGATTCCAGAAGATGCCATGCGGGAGATTAACGAAGGAATCACGTCGCGGGTCAGGTTTAACGCCGTTGTGGAGACTGGCGTTCCCGGGTTCATTCCGAGAGAGAAGTGATATTGAGATGTTCCTCGGCTTGAAACTCATCGTTCCAACACGACCAAGCCGGTGTAGCGCCATGTATGGCCCAGATCGAGATCGATGGAGTAGTGAGGCTTTATGCGAACTTCTCGATGGGCCGTTCTGGTCCGACATCGGCCCCGGGTTTTTCTGCCAGCGAGTCCGATGATTCGATAGGCATCTGTCCCTGGACAGGCACTCATTAGCTTCTGGAACACTTCATGGGCACCAATGCTGTCCCTGATCGGTCGACTGCAACATCTTCGCGATCGGCTTCCGCGCCGAATTTGATTGGCGGAGCCTGGATCGACGGTCGTGGGAACGCGAGCCGCGATATCTGCAATCCGGCCGACGCGGCCGAGCTGTTGGCGCCGGTGCGCGAAGCCGCGCCGGAGCAGGTGGACGAGGCCTGCGCTGCCGCCGCCCGTGCCTTACCTGGCTGGCGCGCTACGCCGGCGCCGGATCGGGCTCATGTCTTGTTCAAGTTCCGGGGCCTATTGGAACAGAACCTCTCTGAGTTGGCGCACAGCATCGTCCGCGAAAACGGCAAGTTGCTCAGCGAGGCACATGGTTCGCTACGGCGTGGGCTTGACGTCGTCGAATTTGCCTGCGGCATACCCTCTCAGTTGATGGGACAGTCGCTGACCGGCATTTCGCGCGACGTCGACTGCCATACGATCCGCGAACCTGTGGGTGTGGTGGTCGGCATTCCGCCATTTAATTTCCCGGCCTTGATTCCGCTGTGGATGATGTCGCTCGCCGTCGCCTGCGGGAACACGTTCGTCCTTAAGCCTGCCGAGAAGGCACCCCTCACGGGCACGCGACTGATCGAGCTGTTCGCTGAGGCCGGCTTGCCGCCGGGTGTCGTCGGCGTCGTGCAGGGCAGTAAGGAAGTAAGCGAACGGCTCATCGCCAACCCACATGTCCAGGCCATTTCCTTTGTCGGAACATCGGCGGTGGCGGAGTCGGTCTACCGCATCGCGGCAGCGCACGGCAAGCGCGTTCAGGCGCACGGCGGAGCGAAGAACCATCTGATCGTCCTGCCTGATGCTGACTTGGGGCGCAGCTTACCCGCCTTGATGGGATCGTGCTTCGGCTCTGCCGGACAGCGCTGTCTGGCCGGCAGTGTGCTGGTGGCGGTCGGCGATCGGGCGCGACAGGACGCTGTCGTCGATGCCTTCATTCGCTCGGCGAGTGAACTGAAATTGGGAGACGGCCTGGACGACTCCGCGACGCTCTGTCCCGTGGTGAACGCAAAGGAGGAAAAGCGGATTCGGGCTGCGATCGAGCGCGGGGTGACGGAAGGAGCGCGGCTTCGCCTCGACGGCCGTCGCCAAACAGTCCCCCATAGGCCGCGCGGCTGCTTCATCGGGCCGACGGTCTTAGACGATGTAACGCCGGAGATGTTCGTGGGGCGGGAGGAGATTTTTGGCCCGGTGGTGAGCGTGATGCGCGCCGCGGACCTGGACGCTGCGATTACGTTGACGAACTGCAGCCGATACGGCAATACGGTCTCACTGTTCACGCAATCCGGCGCAGCGGCGCGCATCTTCCGCGAGCGCATTCAGGTTGGGATGCTCGGCATCAATGTCGGCGTGCCGGCGCCGATGGCGTTCTTTCCGTTCGGCGGCTGGAAGAATTCGCTTTACGGTGATGTCGATGCGCAGGCTGACGCCGTCGCTTTCTACACACGAAAGAAAGTAATCACCGAACACTGGTTCGGCGCCTAGGCGCCGAAGGATGGATGGGTTTGATCGAACCGGCAAGCCGGGAGTGCCAGCGACCTGAGTTCATTCAACTTTCACCGAAGACGAGGTAAAGACGATGGGACGAGTCGCAC
This portion of the Pirellulales bacterium genome encodes:
- a CDS encoding CoA-acylating methylmalonate-semialdehyde dehydrogenase; this encodes MGTNAVPDRSTATSSRSASAPNLIGGAWIDGRGNASRDICNPADAAELLAPVREAAPEQVDEACAAAARALPGWRATPAPDRAHVLFKFRGLLEQNLSELAHSIVRENGKLLSEAHGSLRRGLDVVEFACGIPSQLMGQSLTGISRDVDCHTIREPVGVVVGIPPFNFPALIPLWMMSLAVACGNTFVLKPAEKAPLTGTRLIELFAEAGLPPGVVGVVQGSKEVSERLIANPHVQAISFVGTSAVAESVYRIAAAHGKRVQAHGGAKNHLIVLPDADLGRSLPALMGSCFGSAGQRCLAGSVLVAVGDRARQDAVVDAFIRSASELKLGDGLDDSATLCPVVNAKEEKRIRAAIERGVTEGARLRLDGRRQTVPHRPRGCFIGPTVLDDVTPEMFVGREEIFGPVVSVMRAADLDAAITLTNCSRYGNTVSLFTQSGAAARIFRERIQVGMLGINVGVPAPMAFFPFGGWKNSLYGDVDAQADAVAFYTRKKVITEHWFGA
- a CDS encoding aldo/keto reductase, yielding MVDNDKLRYTKIALNNGSGAIPALGFGTLIPDPIATRTATKAALETGFRALDASERYRNEKEVGEAVQEVFKAGRIKREEVFVATKLWNNNHRPERVKPAFEASLKRLQVDYVDLYLIHTPFAFQPGDEQDPRDANGNVLYDKGVTLLDTWRALEGLVDGGKCKAIGLSDVSLEQAKEIFEAARIKPAVVHVESHPYLPEWDLLNYCKANGIVLQAFAALGHSSEPKLIENPVVTAIAKRVNKTPAQVLLAWAIQRGTALLTTATTPRWINENFDISTIPEDAMREINEGITSRVRFNAVVETGVPGFIPREK